Sequence from the Aspergillus nidulans FGSC A4 chromosome III genome:
AGTCGTGATTGAAGGGCTGGAGATTTGGGTTACTTCGGAGTATGTTTTGACATCCTTTCTCCTTATTCACATGAAATATTGGATAAACTAACAGGAGTTCGTGCAGCAAATTCTTTGTCTACAACACCAGTATCTCAAAGGGCCTCTCAATCCCCTACCGCTCCATTTCGCTGCACGCAATTCAACGCCTCAAAGTCCCCACTTCATCACAATCCGAACCGCAGGATCCTCCTGTTGAAGTCGAAGTCCAGGGGCTGTACATGCACATCGCGAAACCCGCCTCGGGATCATCCTTCCCGCAAGAAtcagacgaggaggagagtCTCACTGTGACGATCGTCCCGCCAACACCGGCAATCACGCCAGAAGGGGAAGAGACCGAGACTCAGAAGCTTTACAATGCTGTCTCAGCATGCGCAAACCTTCATCCGGATCCtgtcgaagaagaagatcaggataGCGGTGCGTTTGCTTCGGGGCTTGTCTTTCCTGGTGCAGGCCAGGAGGGAGGGTTACCTCCTCCTGTGGATGGGAGCTCTGGGTGGATTACGGCGGATAATATGCATGAGTtctttgacgaagaaggaaattggattggagagggagaagggccGAGTTTTCCGGGTATGGGGAGTGGGCTAGGTCCCGGGGCGGGGAGTGTGAGGAcgagagaggaagagagggatGAGCATGATGGTGCTGATGGGGATGCTGGTGTGGATGGGGAAGAGACGAAGTGGAGGCGGACAGATTGATCACTTTGTcacaaaaaaaagacctGGAGCTGAAGTTGACTTGGTCGTCATATGTAGAGATTCATGGGCATTCAAGTTGAAGAGAGATATTGTCCAATTACTAACTAGTCGAAAGTGCTCCTCGTGAGAATAAATAAGACGGGGAATAATAAAACGACGCCAATTCAGAAGCTAAATACCATCCATCCAAGCTGTTACTCCTTCAAGAAGCCATCCCCGTCGTACAGACTCCCCGGCGTTGCCGCACCAATACCCAACCCGACAGTCTTTCTCGCTGGAGTCGTACAGCCACGCTTGGAGTTCTTGAAGCTAGACATGCGCGCTAGCCTATCAGCTTGACTGCGCTTGGGGGAGATATCACTCTTCTCGTTTAGGCTGAGAGGATCATAGACGAGAGAGACCGTTGACCGTCGCGGCGTCTTCTGTACTTCACTCTTGTTTCGATCTTCCCAAATTGGGACGATGGCGCTAACTTGTGTTCCTGCAATCTTTGACTGAGTGTTACTAGATATGTCACTGGTCGGGGCGTGACTAGACCGTTTGCCGTTCTGAGTGTGGCTGGACGGTGATATTCGCTCTTTTGCTTCACTCTTGGCTCGTCTTGGTGAGGGGGACTGCTTTCTGCGTGTATCCTTCACGGTATTATTGCGAGTAGGGCGGATTGAtggcggagaggatggttTGTTGGTATCCCCAGACGGAATCAGCGATTGATAGCTATTGCGTGCGGGCCTGGGTTGGGTGCGCGGGCCCATAACTGCTGACCGGCGAGGACTTCCAGGAGTTGGCGGATTCTCAAGCGAAGTGGGCGAGGCTTGGTACGGAATTTTCCATATGAGCGGGTTACGCTCCGGAGATGGAGTCTGAGACAAGCTATCTTTTTCTACGGTTGTTGGCAAGCTTGTGAAAATTTCAGGTAATGCTTTCGCGTTGGCAAAAGCTGGTTCTTGTTGTGTatgccttttcttcttgactgGACTACCGGAAGAGTCAATCCGCTTGTCTGTGGCCACATCAACTATTCGCGAGCTTGGACGGTCTGACTTGTTACTCTGgaagctgcttctgttcGTGGTGGACATGGCGGACACACTGGAATTTCGTGAAATATTTGATGTGGACAGGTCAGATATCTCGGAACGGCGATTGTTCAATTCTTCGGCGTCTTCTGGTTCTTCAACCATTGGGGAGAACGCAGGTCCACCGAAAGTGATTGGTGGATGAATGGAGATGCGTACACAGTTCTGTCGTCTGTGTCCTTTTCGTTGCCCGCTACTTTTCATAGCGGATGTCAACGGCAGCCTCGGATGACTGTTTGCGATCTGAGACGGTGTTTCTTGTGGCTGAAAGCTACTCGCTCGTCTTCCCGTGGTCTGTGGGTGATATGTGAAACTGTATAGAGTGTCCGTTCCATTGTAAAAAGGATCGTTGTCCCTTGGCAAACTGGCATGCATTGAGTGGCGCTGCAATTGAGTAAATTGCGGTAGCAAGCCGTTATTGCGGTTCCTGGTATTCAGCGGTGGAATATGGTCCAAATCAAGGTATGCTCTGGCTGTATTGTCCAGAGATTGCCTGGCAGACAAAGATTCGCTCCGTCTTGGTGGTGGGCTAACTCGTTCGGACGAGCGAGTAGGGCCACACGCAGTCAAGCTGCGACGAGGGGGGGAACGCTCGTCCACTCTTTGTCCTTTGCGCGCAGGAGAACTGGGAGGGAAGATATATGGGGCTCCGTTGGCCGCAAAGCTCAGGCGGTCACACTCTTTTCCAACATCATTTGCACTGAATGGCATAAACGTGGGACAGGGAGGCAACGCCGGAGATGAGAGACTGCCATCGACATTCGCGGATGTCCTTCGGCTCTCGTCTAGAATTGAGCTGTCGGCTGTTTCAATGCTGACAGACGAGAACCGAATCGAGTCATTCTTTGATAAGCGGAAACGGTTCGGAGGATACGCACAAGGAGGGGGTGGAACGGGCTGGTCTGGTGCCATCCCAGGTGTTTGGGAAGTGATGCTGCCACCTCGAACCCGGGTTCCGTTGGTTCCAGTGCCTTCGTGATGATCCTCGAAAACAGGGAACAGAGCATTTGGGCGTTCTGTCTGGCGAAGCAACGGCCAGCCGCCCGAAACAGGGCGAATGGTATTAGCCGTACTCGGCtgaccttcctccttctctggtGTTTGCCGGGGTGTTGTCTCTGCTGGAAGCTCCAGTACCCCGTCAACCGCTGATACAATCAAGTTCTCTTTCGAAGCTGACACCTGAGACTGAGGATCTTCTGAAGTTTCTTCCAAAGCTACTAAGGATGCTGGCTTGGCCAGGTTTTTCGGTTCTCGCTTCGACTTCGACGATATGGAGTGTTTCAGGGAGAAGCTGCGCGTCTTTTTCAGCAGCTTAATTGGCGACTTGTCGCCACCAGATGGGTCCAGGCTCTCTCTTGAAGCCAACAGACCCCATTCAGTTGGTCTACCATATGGCAGCTGGCCATACTGTCTGAGGGCAGAGCCTTCTTCGCGTGATAGCTCAGTGAATGTTTCTGCTGGGAAGGTCGAGAGTCCATGAGCGTAAGGTCCGTGGGGGTGGCGTATGATTGCAAGCGATTTCCGTTCCTGGCGGATCTTGATCCAGATGATAGTAATTACCACTGCAGAAACCATGAAAATAACTGAGCAGGTAACCGCTATCGCGACGGCCGTTGTCAACGCTATCATGATGCCCCTTCGCCCCTGCAATGGTGACAGGCAAGTCTCGCAACGAAGCAGTCAAACGGCGTACCTTATCCCAGCTGCCAATTCTTTCCTCTCACTCCCGGGGTGTGCCTAGCCCTGGACGTTCGAAAATATGCCGCACTGCTGCAATGCTTGGCCAGACGTAGGCTTAGAGATGAGAGACAGACATGAGCATGATGATGGTGGCGGAAAAGCCATCTCAGGCTGGGCGAGGGCGgttgttgttgaagaggccgGAGGAATGTGCCCGCATTGCGCCCAAAGGCGTGAGGAATGCGATGATAGTCCATCCCTTCGGTAAACAGGTCAATACCTATGCAAGTTGGCTTTCAAGATGGTATGTATCGACAAGAGACCCTTGGATTGTTAATTGGTTGTCCAATAACACGGAGGAGAGTTGAGGGGAAAGCGTTTGTAGCATTGTTGACGGGAAGCATAAATAAGTGATTGCAGGGTTGTGAGCACAGAGCAGTCTCACTTATGAGAGCATCAGCTCGTTTTTTAACCTCACTTACGATCTAACGTGCAGTCAATGACGTCTCTAGTTAGCATTCAGCAGTGTAGCTAGGCTAGGTATAGTAAAGTAATGCCGCAGCCAGAGGCTTTAAACGAATCAATTGACGAAAATACTATCAGGGTAATTCAAGATTGCAATGAATAAGAGTCATGGAGTCACAACTAGAGCTCTTCGCCACCGTCTCGCTTGCTCACTTTGTGGAAACCTAATGACAAGCTTATTGTGAGCTGTACAGTCTCGAGATGATGTCTGCACTAGAGAGACGGGCACCTAAAGTATTAGTAATCATTTATCACGCCTCGGATAACCTCGGAGAAACATAACGCCGAGACCTGGTAGCGGTACTTCACAGAGTATTCTCCGTCAAAGGGCTTACCAGACGATATAATCTTACCGTCATGACATGATCTGAGCGTCTTGCAAACGACGCTTAGACTGTAGGAGACTCTTCAATTTTACATTCTTGATGTTTGTTGGAATTGGTCCTTTAATCACGATTCTGGTGGAGAGAACGAGACTGGAGCACGCTTTGGAGTAGCGTACGTTTCGGAGCACACGAGATCTGCCCAATAATACCGCTGGAACTTAGAGCGATGCTTCATCTTGGCGCCTCCAGGGACTTGGATACCTAGCTGCTGGCTCACGTCTGTATCGCCAATGCGCTAATCTAAGGTTGCATACATAGCGCATTCTGCGAGCGACGCTGAATCGAAGGTCTCGAGAGTGGAGAGCCATGATGCACACTTCGGTCCAAGTACAGCGGGATGATCGCTAAAAGGTGTCAGCTTGCGGATGGTGGGGTTCGTAGGCTTGGAACCGGTGAAGGAGGGGATAATGAGTGAAGGAGCCTACGTAGGCGCGAGTCCGTGGGGACACCCCCGTTTGTTTATAAAAGGTGGTTGGCCTGACCTTTGCAACCATCGTCCACGCCTCTTCCCCTCGGTCTGTTTCGTTCTTCTCTGTCTGCTTTCTTCTAGGCCTTCCACCGTACGAGTCCCATACAATGTCTGGCGCGCCTATCGATGCGACTGGACACTTTGTCCACGGGAACACCGAAGCTCCTGCGCACCCCAGCCTGATGGCCATGTTCTCTCTGAAAGGCAAAACGGCGATTGTCAccggcgccgctgctggTATTGGCCTCGCAGTTGCCGATGGtctggctgaagctggtgCCAATGTTGCTCTNNNNNNNNNNNNNNNNNNNNNNNNNNNNNNNNNNNNNNNNNNNNNNNNNNNNNNNNNNNNNNNNNNNNNNNNNNNNNNNNNNNNNNNNNNNNNNNNNNNNCTAAAGTATTAGTAATCATTTATCACGCCTCGGATAACCTCGGAGAAACATAACGCCGAGACCTGGTAGCGGTACTTCACAGAGTATTCTCCGTCAAAGGGCTTACCAGACGATATAATCTTACCGTCATGACATGATCTGAGCGTCTTGCAAACGACGCTTAGACTGTAGGAGACTCTTCAATTTTACATTCTTGATGTTTGTTGGAATTGGTCCTTTAATCACGATTCTGGTGGAGAGAACGAGACTGGAGCACGCTTTGGAGTAGCGTACGTTTCGGAGCACACGAGATCTGCCCAATAATACCGCTGGAACTTAGAGCGATGCTTCATCTTGGCGCCTCCAGGGACTTGGATACCTAGCTGCTGGCTCACGTCTGTATCGCCAATGCGCTAATCTAAGGTTGCATACATAGCGCATTCTGCGAGCGACGCTGAATCGAAGGTCTCGAGAGTGGAGAGCCATGATGCACACTTCGGTCCAAGTACAGCGGGATGATCGCTAAAAGGTGTCAGCTTGCGGATGGTGGGGTTCGTAGGCTTGGAACCGGTGAAGGAGGGGATAATGAGTGAAGGAGCCTACGTAGGCGCGAGTCCGTGGGGACACCCCCGTTTGTTTATAAAAGGTGGTTGGCCTGACCTTTGCAACCATCGTCCACGCCTCTTCCCCTCGGTCTGTTTCGTTCTTCTCTGTCTGCTTTCTTCTAGGCCTTCCACCGTACGAGTCCCATACAATGTCTGGCGCGCCTATCGATGCGACTGGACACTTTGTCCACGGGAACACCGAAGCTCCTGCGCACCCCAGCCTGATGGCCATGTTCTCTCTGAAAGGCAAAACGGCGATTGTCAccggcgccgctgctggTATTGGCCTCGCAGTTGCCGATGGtctggctgaagctggtgCCAATGTTGCTCTGTGGTACAACAGCAACACAAAAGCCCATGAACGGGCGCAGGAGATTGCTGCTAGATACGGCGTGCAAGGTGAGTATGGTTTATGGATAGACGGCAGGCTCCCGTTAACAACTTAAAGCCAAGGCTTATCAGGTCAACATCACGGACTCCGAGGCAGTCAAACAGGCTCTTGAGCAGAGTGTGAAGGACTTGAACGGACGGTTAGACGTCTTCATTGCCAATGCCGGTATTCCATGGACTCAGGGTCCGGCCGTGGACGGCCAGTTGAGCCACTATTCTGACGTTGTGGACAATGACCTGAACGGTACATTCTACTGCGCAAAGTATGCTGCCTACTACTggaggaaacagaaggaGGAAGGCGTTGACCTCAACGGCAACAAGCTCCAGAACTTCACCTACGGTAGCTTTGTCGCGACTGCCTCAATGAGCGGCCACATTGTCAATATCCCTCAACTCCAGGCCGCCTACAACGCCGCCAAGTCTGGCGTTATCCACCTATGTATGTCCTTGACTAGACACCAATGCGTGGTTCGCCGAAGGCTAACACAGCACAGGCAAGTCCCTAGCCGTTGAATGGGTCAAGTTTGCCCGCGCCAATACCATCTCCCCTGGTTACATTATTACTGAGATCTCCAACTTCGTCCCCAAGGAGACAAAGGACATCTGGTGTGACAAGATCCCTATGGGCCGTGAAGGTCgcgcggaggagctgaagggtGCATACCTCTATCTAGCCTCAGACGCGTCCAGCTACACGACAGGTGCCGATATTGTGGTTGACGGTGGCTACTGCGCTCCTTGAGGAATCTTCCTTACGTACCCACATTTGAATACTACTTCGGACTCCATACATGAAACCCGGATTTTGGTTACGACAATCAATCAATAACGGTAGCTCGATAGAACGATAGATAAGATAGACGAGAAATGACTTGCTGATTGTTCTCCAAATCGTCCAACTAATCGTAAAAGACCAGCCAGCCGAGATGTCGACAAGAGACCAGGCCCTAACTCTATGACATTGCAATTGGCGGCCAGCAGTCAAAACCCAGTCTGTCCAGTCAGACTGCGGGGATTAAGGTGAAAGTCCTGAATGCTGACTTGCCGCGGGATACAGCGTTCAGGCACAAAATCCCCACTACCAATCAAGCATCAAGTCGGCTTCAATGACGACCTCAGTACCCTGTAAATCACACCGCTCGTCAACCACCGCACCACACCCGTCACATGCCGAGTTCAGAGTACTAATCACATATTCTGACTTTTCGACTGCCACATTCAGGTTGAGGCTTCCCCGGCTCCTGATTCACAAGCGTTTAtgtccttcatcctcgctccCAATTCCGTCTGGATCATCCCTATCCCggtcatcgtcttcatgTTCATCTCCATTAACCGGCCGGTAGCCCAATATTCACTGACCAGCGCAAACGACCAATCTCCTTAAAATAGTGATCGACATGCACGCGCAATAGATTTATGATGAGAGATCCGGACGAGAAGCGGCGAGGTAGAGAGGCAGATCCAAGGAAAGAACATGAGGAGGAACGGTTGGGGCTAGGGCTGCCATAGAGACTCTTGGTCTAGATGTGCACCGCACGGGAAAACCTGCCTATTAGCTGTATTAGGCGTTGGATTTGTGATCTACTCGATGTTGTGTTGATGGTGAGTAAGAGAGGATTTAGATGGAGAATTAACGGTAGGACAGACAAAAGATATGCCGCAAGCATATACAGAATATAATGAGCTTATCGTTTGCCTGAGCTCAATGACATCCTGTGGATGTTCTGCAAAGGACATATAATGGATAGTTGAAAAGGGGAAGTATGAACCGAGACGATAGCCAAACAAACAATGACGGCCTCAACAGTAAATTGGGACAGTGAGAGCCACAAAGAAATGGTGGTCTATCGACAACCCCTTTGTCCAACTATACCGTCCACTTATGGCAAATATGTATTTAAATGAACCATCGTCCCCAAATTACCTTCAGCTGAGCTCATATCAATATCCATAAACATACACCAGATCTCAGACTGTGCAGAGAACTATATTCATCATGCTTACTCTTATACTTACACTGACCTTCACACTCCTAATTCTTATTTACACCACGATGAAACCAATCCTCGAAAGGTTCCTACAAATACCACTGCACTGCTTTTTAGGCAGCATATCCAGCAACAAGGACAACGACTGCTGTCCCAGTTCACACAGATGCACCGATCTGCTAAGCAATATAGCCCCATCTATCTTCTACAAAGATACTCTCGCCCGCTTCTATGACCCGCGGTATGAGCCAGCCTTCTCTAACCCTAAAATCCTGCACCCAGACCATGAAGCGGTGACAGCAAATCCTGCTCCTGGTGACGGAGAGTTCAGGCCTGTTTCTCCAGGCTTGACTTCATACTCGGATGTAAAGTCAGAAAGAGTAACGGGTATCGCCTATGATGACTACCTGACCTTCCTCGATAATGGTGCTAGTGGCAGCGGTATTAGCAGACGGGAGAGCGAGCTGCGTGCGTTCGCGCGATATAAGGAGCGTTACCACGAATATTTGCATGAAATTGCATCGGTGAAGGGTATGTCGGTTGAATGTGCttgggaggagattgagagtAGACGGTGGAGGTGGGGTTTGGAGGAAAGCAGGGTTAGAAGGGGTGGGtatagaaaagaaaggaggtGCGCAATACACATAGTGTAGttggaaagaggagaagatgaatatAGAACGCGAAGCAATGCTGTCTTCAATGTttaagaaggactggaagtgTCAAAAGCGTCGATTTTCCAGTTCATACCGAGCTAGACGACTAACTAGTAGCAATGCGGCTGGATCAACATAGCATGGCATAGCATAGAATGGAAGAACCGGCGGTAACGATAATGTATGGATCAGAGCACCAAGACACTAATTCTGGTGACTCTGACACTGCCCAAGCAGTAATCGTGACTAATCAGGAAAAGTATTCTTTTGTACCCAAAGAAATGGTAAACGACGGTAAAGCATACTGCTGTAGGTGAAATCTGTCGGCCGAAGACGGAATAGACGAGTTGATTTGAGGGTGCCGGACGGCAAATGTCTGCCATATTTGTGACGTCGTATAAGGGTGAAGAGTACATAATCAACTGGGGGCTTATGTCTGCTCCAGCCCAGTCATAGGGGTATCTTGAGAGGCGTCTGAGACGGGCTGCTTTATGTCGGCGGGATACTCCGGCGCCGCAGTTTGGGGTTCAGGATTCTTAGCGTCAGCGTTCTTGCTATCGTGACGCTTGCGGCCCAGCCGCTCGCACCAGTGCTCAGCACTGACAAGAGTCTCATTTACGACACCGCTGACTTGAGACATCATATCCAGACCCTCCTGAGCGAGTACCAGAATCCGGCGTGCACTGCTGGAGGGCTCGGATGACGCGCCGGACTCGTCTGGCGCAGGGACCGCGGTCGATGCAATTCGGAAGCGCTGCGGGAGCGAAGTAAGGTGGCGGCGGACCAGATTGCGCGCATTCTCGGGAAGTGCCCCGCCGGCGTACTTGGAGACAATATCTACCACCTGCTTTAATGTAGCCAGCACGTCTTGCTTGAGGGCTTGAATGCGCTGTGACAGCAGATTCTGGTTGGAGGCTTGGCTATCGGCAGAAGCATCTCCGTTCTTCCGAGAAAGAGACTCCCACTCTTGAAGAGATTCCTGCAGAGCCACGATGGACTTTCCTAGCCTGCCATTGGCCCACCTCAGCCATGTTAAGCAGTATTGCAGGCTTTTCAGTGATTCTTCGCTCATGGCAACACCTAGTCCAGAAGTCGAAATCATAAGTCGACTCTGCCATGTAGACTGACGGGACGAGCCCGCTGTATCAACATCCTCATATTTGGGTGACCTGTGGTCATCGTAGGGAGGCAGAGATTCATTTAGGTAGAGATCTGGGGTTTCCGGCGGATTGTTGGCATCCATCGTGCTCAAGCCTATTTCTAGATCGCGATcggcaggagcaggatcGTCGCCGTTGACCTTGCGGCGCTTTGATCGGGTCGACTCTGACGAGTTGGAGGCGTGCCTCTGTAACGCCCAGCGCAGGCTGCCTTCCACGCCCGTTTTGCGACCAACAGTATGAACGGTGCTGGCTACGGGCGAGCCAATGTTTCGTTCAATGAACTCGGCCCCAGATCTGAAACGAGGAGAGTACGATTTGGAGGATGTATAAGCCGCAACTGAACCGTTGATTGCAGAGGATATCAGAGGGTGGGTGGAAGTTAACAGTGAGAGGATCGGTTCTTGCGACTTCGAGTCGGGGGAGGCGATGGTCTGTTGCgaagctcgaggagatgcACCGAAATCTAGAGAACGAAAATCAGTGTCGAGACCCAGTTTGGCCGATGGAGAGCAATACCTGTACGAAGTCCTTCAAGGGCTTGGGCGGCCTCGAGATCATCCATAGACAAGACACTGGTAGCGCGACGAGAGCGGTCCTCAGCCCCAGCTGCGTTATCCGTATCCATTATGGCGGACACATGTTGCGGTTTTGAGGAGGGTGGTGAAGCAGCGAGGGGCGTCGAAGACGAATGGGCCGAATAGCTGGGAGTCGGAGGAGTcgcggagggaggagaatTCGCAGTGGCGTCTTGGACGGAGAGCGCAGCAATGCCGTCTGAGCTACGGTCCATAGCGGCCCAGCGGCGAAAGTCAAGGAGGGAAAGACAATAGTAGATGGATCGGAGACTGGAGGGGGTCGATCAATTCGGAGAAATTAACGAT
This genomic interval carries:
- a CDS encoding Voldacs domain-containing protein (transcript_id=CADANIAT00006239); the protein is MEILSSPPNADSFVSIDTYQSRTPESFHDRTILYYNASQCSLHALKRDLTSTTELKSLWPSGEVNGSAPGMHESNGEGDAEDESEEAVVIEGLEIWVTSDKFFVYNTSISKGLSIPYRSISLHAIQRLKVPTSSQSEPQDPPVEVEVQGLYMHIAKPASGSSFPQESDEEESLTVTIVPPTPAITPEGEETETQKLYNAVSACANLHPDPVEEEDQDSGAFASGLVFPGAGQEGGLPPPVDGSSGWITADNMHEFFDEEGNWIGEGEGPSFPGMGSGLGPGAGSVRTREEERDEHDGADGDAGVDGEETKWRRTD
- a CDS encoding uncharacterized protein (transcript_id=CADANIAT00006240) — translated: MAIRLGCAGASVFPWTKCPVASIGAPDIVWDSYGGRPRRKQTEKNETDRGEEAWTMVAKVRPTTFYKQTGVSPRTRAYRIGDTDVSQQLGIQVPGGAKMKHRSKFQRYYWADLVCSETDVIDCTLDRIDLFTEGMDYHRIPHAFGRNAGTFLRPLQQQPPSPSLRWLFRHHHHAHVCLSSLSLRLAKHCSSAAYFRTSRARHTPGGRRGIMIALTTAVAIAVTCSVIFMVSAVVITIIWIKIRQERKSLAIIRHPHGPYAHGLSTFPAETFTELSREEGSALRQYGQLPYGRPTEWGLLASRESLDPSGGDKSPIKLLKKTRSFSLKHSISSKSKREPKNLAKPASLVALEETSEDPQSQVSASKENLIVSAVDGVLELPAETTPRQTPEKEEGQPSTANTIRPVSGGWPLLRQTERPNALFPVFEDHHEGTGTNGTRVRGGSITSQTPGMAPDQPVPPPPCAYPPNRFRLSKNDSIRFSSVSIETADSSILDESRRTSANVDGSLSSPALPPCPTFMPFSANDVGKECDRLSFAANGAPYIFPPSSPARKGQRVDERSPPRRSLTACGPTRSSERVSPPPRRSESLSARQSLDNTARAYLDLDHIPPLNTRNRNNGLLPQFTQLQRHSMHASLPRDNDPFYNGTDTLYSFTYHPQTTGRRASSFQPQETPSQIANSHPRLPLTSAMKSSGQRKGHRRQNCVRISIHPPITFGGPAFSPMVEEPEDAEELNNRRSEISDLSTSNISRNSSVSAMSTTNRSSFQSNKSDRPSSRIVDVATDKRIDSSGSPVKKKRHTQQEPAFANAKALPEIFTSLPTTVEKDSLSQTPSPERNPLIWKIPYQASPTSLENPPTPGSPRRSAVMGPRTQPRPARNSYQSLIPSGDTNKPSSPPSIRPTRNNTVKDTRRKQSPSPRRAKSEAKERISPSSHTQNGKRSSHAPTSDISSNTQSKIAGTQVSAIVPIWEDRNKSEVQKTPRRSTVSLVYDPLSLNEKSDISPKRSQADRLARMSSFKNSKRGCTTPARKTVGLGIGAATPGSLYDGDGFLKE
- a CDS encoding putative carbonyl reductase (transcript_id=CADANIAT00006241), with protein sequence MSGAPIDATGHFVHGNTEAPAHPSLMAMFSLKGKTAIVTGAAAGIGLAVADGLAEAGANVALWYNSNTKAHERAQEIAARYGVQAKAYQVNITDSEAVKQALEQSVKDLNGRLDVFIANAGIPWTQGPAVDGQLSHYSDVVDNDLNGTFYCAKYAAYYWRKQKEEGVDLNGNKLQNFTYGSFVATASMSGHIVNIPQLQAAYNAAKSGVIHLCKSLAVEWVKFARANTISPGYIITEISNFVPKETKDIWCDKIPMGREGRAEELKGAYLYLASDASSYTTGADIVVDGGYCAP
- a CDS encoding uncharacterized protein (transcript_id=CADANIAT00006242): MKPILERFLQIPLHCFLGSISSNKDNDCCPSSHRCTDLLSNIAPSIFYKDTLARFYDPRYEPAFSNPKILHPDHEAVTANPAPGDGEFRPVSPGLTSYSDVKSERVTGIAYDDYLTFLDNGASGSGISRRESELRAFARYKERYHEYLHEIASVKVGKRRR
- a CDS encoding putative clock controled protein (Ccg-8) (transcript_id=CADANIAT00006243) yields the protein MDRSSDGIAALSVQDATANSPPSATPPTPSYSAHSSSTPLAASPPSSKPQHVSAIMDTDNAAGAEDRSRRATSVLSMDDLEAAQALEGLRTDFGASPRASQQTIASPDSKSQEPILSLLTSTHPLISSAINGSVAAYTSSKSYSPRFRSGAEFIERNIGSPVASTVHTVGRKTGVEGSLRWALQRHASNSSESTRSKRRKVNGDDPAPADRDLEIGLSTMDANNPPETPDLYLNESLPPYDDHRSPKYEDVDTAGSSRQSTWQSRLMISTSGLGVAMSEESLKSLQYCLTWLRWANGRLGKSIVALQESLQEWESLSRKNGDASADSQASNQNLLSQRIQALKQDVLATLKQVVDIVSKYAGGALPENARNLVRRHLTSLPQRFRIASTAVPAPDESGASSEPSSSARRILVLAQEGLDMMSQVSGVVNETLVSAEHWCERLGRKRHDSKNADAKNPEPQTAAPEYPADIKQPVSDASQDTPMTGLEQT